The Granulicella sp. 5B5 nucleotide sequence GTAGAGCGTAGTTCTGTCGGTCGTCAGTGTCACAGGCCGATTGATCTCCGGGCTCGCCGTAGGCGATGCAGGCCCGTTGAACTGCGCGACGGCGGGCAACGCCGCCAGCACGAGCGTGGTCGACATCAGGGTGCACCACAACGTATACCGTCTGTACACTGCGAGCTGCCGCATCATGGCTTCCCTCCGTCCCGCTTGTTCCATCCACGCGGGTCCCAGGATTTGCTGTCGACGCCCTCCGAACCGTAACCCGAGTACCCGTAGTAGCCGTAATACGCCGCATACTCCGGCGCGTTCAGGTCTACGGCGTTCAGCACAATGCCTGTGATTCTCGCGCCCGAACGCATCAGCAGGTCGCGTGCGCGCCGCAGTGCATGTTTGCTGCTCTTGCCCTGGCGCACGATCAGGACCACGGCATCGGCCTGCTGCGCCAGCACAATACTGTCCGTCACAGAGAGCATCGGCGGCGAATCCATGACGATGTGCGTATAGGTGGAGCGGGCTTCATCCAGCAGCTTCTGCATCGGTTGCGAGCTCAGCATCTCGGTCGGAAAGGGGGGTACGGGGCCGCTCACCAGCACGTCGAGCCCCGGCGCATCGTGCAGGCTCTGGATGGCTTCCTTCAGCGTAGCGCTGCCGGTTAGTACCGAGGTCAGACCCACGTTGCCGGTGAGTCCAAGCCGATGGTGTATCGTTGGGCGGCGCAGATCGGCATCGATCAACAGTACGCGCACGCCGCGCTGCGCCAGCACGGTCGCCAGGTTCATCGAGACGGTCGTTTTACCTTCGGCGGGTGTTGCACTGGTCAACAGGATCGTCTGGGGCTCGCCACCCGCCACGGAGAGCAGCAGCGACGTGCGCAGCGCACGGAAGGCCTCAGCCGACTGCGACCTCGGACTCGCCAGCACCACGAGCGATCGATAGACCAGACTCAGGTGAGAGACCTCCGGAGAGCCACGGCGTGTACGTGGTATTAGCGCCAGCGATGGCAGCCCGGAGACCGACTCCACCTCGCTCACCGTCCGGAGCCCCATATCCAGGCTGTCGAGCACGAACGCCAGCACCACGCCGATGATCAGCATTCCCAGCGCATCGATCATCATGATCGTCGACTTCGGCCGCAGCGACGGGCCGATTGGCGGCATTGCTACATCCACGATGTCGATCTCGGTCGACTCCAGCCCGGCCTGCACTCCTGCGGTGCGCAGCCGCTGGCTCAGGTTATCGTAGAGTGTACGGTTGGCATCGAACTCGCGCTGTTTCAGGGTATAGTTCACCAGCGCATCGCGCAGCCTGAAGGCCTCGTCCTGTTGTGCTTCCAGCGCAGCTTTGGTGTGGTCTTCCTCTGCCTTCGCTGCGATATAAGCAGCTTTGGCGTCAACCAGCACGCGGTTCTGCTCCTCAGTCAGCTCCCGGGTCAGCTCGGCGATCTGATCCTTCACGGCCAGTACCTGTGGATGGTTCGGGCCTAGGTTTGCCGTCAGCTCCGCCATGCGCGCCCGCGCTGTGTTCAACTGGGTGCGCAGGGAGATCACCGCTGGACTCGTTCGGCTCGCATCCATCTCCTGCGTTGTGCTGCTTGGGTCAGTGCCTGCGATGACCTTGTATCGCGTCTCCGCTTCAATCCTCGACAGCTCCGCCGCATTGGCCGCTTTGTTCAGGTCGGCCAGGTTGTTCGTCACCTGGTTCAGGTTCGGGTCGAAGCCCAGCACGCCTAGCTGTTTCTGCAGGTCGATCATGTTGCCCTGCGAAGCCTCCACCTGCTTCTTCAGGTCGTCCAGTTGGTGGGAGAAGAACTCTGTCACGCGCTGCTCCGCTTCCTGCCGCGACTGAAAGCTCCGCGTGATGTAGTCCTTCACCAGCCGGTTCACAATGTCGGCCGAGAGCCGCGCATCCAGCGTGCTGCAGCTGATGCGGATGATGTCGGTCTTGGGCAGCGGGCTGATGCTCACGATGCCTTGCATCGAGCCCAGTACGCTCTGCCGCACGATCGGGTCATCCAGGTTGCGCGGCTTTGGGCTCGGTCCCATGAACCTGGGGTCATTGGCCAGATTCAGATCGCGAGCTACATTCAGCAGCAGTGTGTCGCTCTTCAGCAGCGCTACCTGTGTGGGAATCGGAAACGTGTTGTCGGAGCCGGTTCCGCTACTCAGTCTGAACTCGTTGGTCGAGCCGCTGCGAATCTCGATGGTGCCGGAAGCCTCGTAAATGCGTGGCTGCGTTACCGCCTTGTAGTAACCCCATCCGGCGCCCAGCACGCTCAGCAGCAGGATTACCCACAACCGCTTGCGGATGGTGATCCAGGCATCGGACAACGCGTTCTCCGATGCCTGGTCCACGGCCGTCAGTGGGAGGCCGTGGCTCTCCATATCGGCTTGGGGGCATCATAAGGTGCGGGCATCATCGTAGCCAGTCTACGCGAACCGGCCCGCACAGTTCACGCTGGATCATGCGCCGCTCCAAATCTGGTTGCAGCTTCAAAATCAGGACGCCGGCCGTTACCTTTTCAGCAACATAGACTCGTTCGGGCAACGATCATTACATGCCCAGCTGCGGTGCATCGGCCGATTGCGGGCTGCTGTGCAGCTTTGGAAACCACGTCAGCTGCACGGCCATCGTAGTGTCCTTGTTCACGCCCTTGCTGCTAGAGCAGGCATCTGCGCGGCGGTTGATCGGGTAGCGGTGCGGGAGTTTGCTTCGGCGTCTGGCCTACGGGCACCGGCATGGAAGGCAGGCTACTTGCCGGTGCGGATTTGGGTGCGGGCTCCGCGGCGGCCGGGTCGGCGTCTGCGCGATCAGGGGGCGTCCTGCAGCGAGCCCGAGCGTCAAGGTGAACAGAACAGCAGGTTTAGGCATGCGGCTGCAGGAGATCGTCATGCCCTCAGCGTACGGCCTGGCGCGGCTTCGGGATCGGAATGGAACGCACCTTGAGGTAGCTTTGCAGGCGGCCCAGCGGCTGCTGCGAGCGTGGCAGCTTCGTTGCCGTCGGCGAGGTCACCGCCCAGATCACCGCAGGTCCGTCATTGTGCCGCGCGCGGATCACCGACTCCTGCATCACGCGGTAGACGGCCACTGCATCCGCGCCATCCACGGCCAGAATCGGTAACCGCAGCTTCTTTGCCACGGTCTGCATCGCTGCCCAGCTCAGTACGCCGGGCTTCTTGCCCGAGCCACCGTTCACCGCATCTTCGCAGACAAGGATCAGAGGGACGCGCTGCTCATGCGCCCAGGCAAGCGCCTCCGCCCAACCAGCTTCAGCCATGCCGGCCCGCGTGTACGCCAGCACCAGTCCATTGCTGCCAGCCGCAGTTAGCCCGCGAGCAGTAGCCGCGCAGGCTGCCAGTCGTGCTCCAGTCATCGGCGCCAGCATACCGGGAACCTTCGGGTCTTTGCCCTTGGGTGCCAGCTCCTCAGCCGTCGCATCGTCTGCTTCTGCGCACAGCAGGTCGCCAGGCATCAGCTGCATGGTGGTTGCCGCCAGCAACGCCTCACGCGCGCTGCCCTTGGTCGTCCGGCGTCGTGCGGCTGCTCGCTCCAACGCGAGACAGCGCAGCATCAGCAGGTACAGCTCACTCAGCTTTCGGTGGGGTAGCAGCGGGTTCTCAGGCAAACAGGCGTTTCCTTCTGCGGGAGGGGATAGTTTGTCTCGTCTAGTATGCCAGCAGTTGCAGCGCGGCGATTACGCCTTCGCCGCACCCGCGCCTTCTGTGTTCAGGCCCAGCTCCGCAAGCGCCTTCTCCGCGGCCTTCGGCTTCACCACGCCCTCGCGGGCCAACTTCGACAGCGTCGCGGCTACGATCGACTCCGCATCCACCTCAAAGTGGCGGCGCAGGTGCTCGCGGTTGTCGCTGCGGCCAAAGCCGTCGGTACCCAGCGTAACCAGGCGGCTGCCCAGCCATGGCGAGAGCGAATCCGGCAGCGACTTCATGTAGTCGCTCGCCGCGATGATCGGTCCTGCGGCATCGCCCAGAGCCTCCACCACGTAGGGCTTCTTCTCCTTCACGGCAGGGTGCAGCCGGTTCCAGCGCTCGACATCCAGGCAGTTGCGGCGCAGCTCGTTGTAGCTCGTCACGCTCCACACATCGGCGGTCACGTTGTACTTCTCTGCAAGAATCTGCTGTGCACGCAATGCTTCGTTTAGGATCGGGCCGGACCCAAATAGCTGCACCTGCGCAGGCTTGTCAGAAGCCTTGAACTTGTAGATGCCGCGCAGAATCCCTTCGCGGATCGCGTCGATGTTCTCGACCGCGGGCATCGCATAGTCCTCGTTATACATCGTGATGTAGTAGAAGCAGTCTTCCGAGGCTTCATACATGCGGTGCAGGCCATCCTGAATGATGACCGCCATCTCATACACATACGCCGGGTCGTAGGTGAGGCACGTCGGGATGGTGCCCGCGAGCACGGGGCTGTGTCCGTCCTGATGCTGCAGGCCTTCGCCGAGCATCGTCGTGCGCCCGGCGGTGCCGCCCATCAGGAAGCCCTTGCCGCGCGAGTCCGCAAAAGCCCAAGCCATGTCCCCGATGCGCTGGAAGCCGAACATCGAGTAGTACATGTAGAACGGCACCATCGGCAGCTTGTAGTTGCTGTACGCCGTGCCCGCCGCGGTAAAGCTCGCCATCGAGCCCGCCTCGGTGATGCCTTCTTCGAGGATCTGCCCGCCCTTTTCCTCGCGATAGCTCAACAGCATGTCCGCATCGTGCGGCGTGTACTTCTGGCCCTCGCTCGCGTAGATGCCCACCTGCTTGATCACCGACTCAAGGCCAAACGTACGGCCCTCGTCGGGCACAATCGGCACAATCAGCTTGCCGATCTTCGGGTCCTTCAGCAGCCCTTTGAGCATGTTCACAAAGCCCATCGTCGTGGAAACGGCGCGGCCCTTGGAGCCCGCCAGCCACTCGTTGAAGAACTCGATCTTTGGCGCCGCAAACTCGATCGCCGGCACCTTGCGCTCCGGCAGATACCCGCCCAGCGCCTGTCGCCGCGCCTGCATGTACTGCAGGGCAGCGTCATCCGCACCCGGCTTGTAGAACTGCGCGTCCTTCGCCGCCTCATCCGGTACGGGAATATCGAACTGCTTCACAAACGCCGCAAGACCCTCATCCGTCAGCTTCTTCTCGGAGTGCGTCGCGTTGCGTGCCTGCGCCGTGCCCATGCCGTAGCCCTTGACGGTCTTCGCCAGGATCACCGTCGGGCCGCCCTTGTGCTCCAACGCGCGCTTGTACGCGTTGTAGATCTTGCCGGCGTCATGCCCACCGCGATGCAGCCGTGTCAGCTCCTCATCGCTCTTGTCCTTCACCAGCTCCACCAGCTCGGGGTACTTGCCGAAGAAGTGCTCGCGCAGATACGCGCCACCCTTGGCCTTGTAGGCTTGGAAGTCGCCATCCACACACTCTTCCATACGCTTCAGCAGCAGCCCCTGGTGGTCGCGCTCAAACAGCTCATCCCAGTCCGAACCCCAGATCACCTTGATGACGTTCCATCCCGCTCCGCGGAACATGCCTTCGAGCTCGTCGATGATGCGCTTGTTGCCGCGCACCGGTCCATCCAGCCGCTGCAGGTTGCAGTTCACCACAAAGATCAGGTTGTCCAGGTGCTCCCGGCTGCCCAGCGAGATCGCGCCCAGCGTGTCGACCTCGTCCGTCTCACCATCGCCGACGAACGCCCACACCTTGCGGTCGGTCTTCTCAATTAGCTCACGATTCTCCAGGTACTTCATAAACCGCGCCTGGTAGATCGCATTCAGCGGCCCAATACCCATCGACACGGTCGGGAACTGCCAGAAGTCCTTCATCAGCCAGGGGTGCGGATAGCTCGAAAGCCCCGGCTCGTCGCGCAGCTCGTGCCGGAAATTCTTCAGGTGCGTCTCATTCAACCGGCCCTCAAGGAACGCGCGCGAGTACACACCCGGTGAAGCATGCCCCTGGAAATAAATCATGTCGCCCGGCTGCGAGCCCCCGTTGCTCGTCGGATAGTTCGCGCGGAAGAAGTGGTTGAATCCCACCTCCAGCAGCGTCGCCAACGACGAGTACGTCGAAATATGCCCACCAATACCCGCGTCATACTTGTTCTGCTTGTGCACCATCGCCATCGCGTTCCAGCGAATCAGCGCCTCCACGCGCCGCTCCAGCTGGCGGTCGCCGGGATAGGGCACCTCGTCATACTTTGCGATGGTGTTCTGGTACGGCGTGGTCACATCGCCGGTGGCGGAGACGCCCGCCTCTCGCGCCCGCGTCCGCAGCGCAGCGATAACGCTCTCAGCCTGCTTCCAGTCATGCGCGACGACCTCGTCAAACGCTTCGATCCACTCAGCGACCTCAGCGGTCAGGTCCTTCTTTACGGCTTCGTCGAGCAGTGCCATCGCCTTTACCTCTTGGTATGCAAATTTCCCTCTACTACGATAAATGCGGCTTATACCTCTACGCCAGCAGTGTCCCAATATCGGCTGAAATCGAGTTCTCGGGTGAAATTCGGTCGTGCCATCCGCGCAAAATGAACTACGTCGAGTAATCCGCGTTGATCGACACATACTCATGCGTCAGGTCGCAGGTCAGAAAGTGTGCTTTGCCGTCACCCTGCCCCAGGTCGATCGCAATCGTATACTCCCGCGCGGACATCCGCTCATGCACCATTGCCTCGTCGTACTCCGCCGCGCGAACGCCATAGGCAAACACCGGCAGCCCCGCAATCTGGATCGTCACTTTCATCGGGTCAAAACTCACTCCCGCGCGCCCGGCAGCCGCTAGCAGCCTGCCCCAGTTTGGGTCCGCGCTGGACCACGCCGTCTTGCACAGCGGCGAGTTCGCAATCGTCTTGGCGATTTGTTTCGCGTCGGTATCATTGTTCGCGCTGGTAATCTCCAAATTCACCAAGTGCGTCACACCTTCACCATCATCAATCACCTGGTGCGCCAGCGACTGACAAACCCGCCCCAGCGCGGCCTCGAACGCTGGCACATGCGGCAGCGCCGCCTCCACGCCGCTCTTGCCGCTCGCCAGCAGCAGCACCGTGTCGTTCGTAGACGTATCTCCATCCACCGAGATGCAGTTGAAGCTGTCCTCAACCGCCGTGTTCAGCATCGCCTGCAGGTGCTCACTGCAAGCCGCCAGATCGGTAAACAGATAGACGAGCATCGTGGCGTGAGGCACCAGCTGCGGCCCGATCATCCCCGCACCTTTGCAGCAGCCAAAGATTGACACAGCCTTCCCATCCAGCTCGATTGTCTCCTGCGCCACCTTCATCCGCGTGTCCGTGGTCAGGATCGCCGTCGCAAACGCCGTCGCATGTTCCGCCGTCTCGCCCAGTCCGGCCTTCGCCGCAGGCACCGCGGCGATCAGCTTCTCCACCGGCAGCGGCACGCCAATAATTCCCGTCGACGACGGAAAGATCTCATCGAACACGCAACCCAACTCCTCCGCCACCGCGATGCAGCTCTTCTGGCAGGCCTCTTCACCCGGTAGCCCGGTCGCGCAGTTGGCGTTACCGGCGTTCACCAGCACGCCCGTCACGCGCCCGCCGGTAGCCTTCATATGCCTGCGCCCCACATGGATCGGCGCCGCCACAAGCTGATTGCTGGTAAACATCACCGCCGCAGCCGCGCCGCCCTCACACACCGCAAGCGCGACATCCGGCTTGCCACTGGCCTTGATGCCGGCGGTGACAGACGACCATTGAAAGCCGAGAGGGAGGGGGAGCGAGAGACTCATCACTTCAAGAGTATCAACCGATAGTCCGTAGGATCGCTGTTGTGGCCGTTTATGCAAATACTTGTATAATTGTTTGGGAGAGTATGCCTAAGCCAGTAGAGTTTCTCGGCACAAGTCGTAGTGATCTTCGTGCGTTTCCTACGCCCGTCCGTCTGGCAATGGGACAAGAGCTGCGTAATGTTCAGCAAGGGTTGATGCCCACAGACTTCAAGCCGATGCCGACGGTTGGCAAAGGCGCGTACGAGATTCGCGTTCGGCTTGACGGAGCGTGGCGCGCAGTATATGTGGCGAAGTTTGAGGAAGCCATCTACGTGTTGCATGTCTTCCAGAAGAAGACGCAGCAGACAGCGAAGGACGATCTCGCGCTGGCTGCACACCGCTATCGAATGATCGGAGAATAGTCATGAAGAAGAACGATCCTCGCTGGACAGACGCAAGCATTACCCACGGTTCGGGGAACGTATTCATCGATCTCGGTTTCGATGAGGCCGAAGCTCACGTTTTGCTGATGCGTGCAGACTTGATGATTGAGATTGAAAAATTGATCGTCGCTAAAGGCTGGACGCAGGCCGAAGCCGCCAAACGCATGGGAATTACACAGCCGCGTGTCTCGAAGCTGCTGAAGCGCAAGTGGGACGACTTCAGTCTCGACATGCTGCTGACGCTTGCAACGCGCCTGGGTATTCGCTCCGAACTCAAGTTGGCGGCATAGAAATCCCCAAATCGTTGCGGCGTATACTCATTCGATAACAGAGGGAGCCCGAGCGCCATGCGATAACCGCGCGCTGCCTCCCAGGGGGATTGAAGACCTATGAGCACGAACGGTAATGGCAACGGCCACGCACACACCCACGGCAACGACTACACCGTCCCGACGCCGCGCAAGGACTGGATCGTGAACCGCAAGGCCGAGGCCGCGCGCACCGGCGACACCAACATGAGCCAGATGCACTTCGCGCGCAAGGGCCTCGTCACCGAAGAGATGTCCTACGTCGCGCACCGTGAAAAGCTCGCGCCCGAGTTCATCCGCGACGAGATCGCCAAGGGCACCATGATCATCCCGGCGAACATCAACCACCCTGAGCTCGAGCCCATGTGCATCGGCGTCGGTTCGCTCTGCAAGATCAACGCCAACATCGGCAACTCCGCTCTTTCGTCCAACGTGGATGAAGAGCTCCGCAAGCTACACACCGCCGTCCACTACGGCGCGGACACCGTCATGGACCTCTCCACCGGCGGCGACATTCCCATGATCCGTGAGCAGATCATCCGCCACTCGCCCGTCCCCATCGGCACAGTTCCGCTGTATGAGGCGCTTAGCCGCGTCAAGCGCGTCGAAGACCTCAACATCGACCTCTACATGGAGGTCCTCGAAGAGCAGGCGCAGCAGGGCGTGGACTACTTCACCATCCACGCCGGCGTGCTCATTCAATATGTGCCCATGGTCTCGAAGCGCATCACCGGCATCGTCAGCCGCGGCGGTGCGATCCTCGCCCAGTGGATGACCGCCAATCACAAGCAGAACTTCCTCTACGAAAACTTCGACCGCATTACCAAGCTCATGGCCAAGTACGACGTCAGTTACTCGCTCGGCGACGGCCTCCGTCCCGGCTCGGTCGCGGACGCCAGCGACGAAGCGCAGTTCGCCGAGTTGAAGACCCTCGGCGAGCTCACCCGCCAGGCCTGGAAGGACGACGTCCAGGTCATGATCGAAGGCCCCGGCCACGTCCCCATGGACAAGATCAAGGAGCAGGTCGACAAGGAAGTCGAACTCTGTGACGGCGCGCCCTTCTACGTCCTCGGCCCGCTCGTTACGGACATCGCGCCCGGCTACGACCACATCACCTCGGCCATTGGCGCGGCGATGATCGGCTGGCACGGCGCCGCGATGCTCTGCTACGTCACCCCGAAAGAGCACCTCGGCCTGCCCAACGAGAAAGACGTCAAGGACGGCATCATCGCCTACAAGATCGCTGCCCACGCAGCCGACATCGCTCGCCATCGTCCCGGAGCCCGCGACCGCGACGACGCCATCTCCCATGCCCGCTACACCTTCGACTGGGACAAGCAGTTCGCCCTCTCGCTCGACCCCGACACCGCCCGCAGCATGCACGACGAGACCCTGCCCGACGACTACTACAAGGAGGCCGCCTTCTGCTCCATGTGTGGCCCCAAGTTCTGCTCCATGAACTGGTCCAGCAAAGTCGACGAGTACAACGAACAGGTTCATGGCCTCAAAAAGGCCGATCTCACACAGATCGTCACCGAACAGATGGCGTTGCGCGGCTAATCACAGCTTGACACCCCATTTACAATAAAGAGGTAGAACAAAGCCCCGGCTCAGTGCCGGGGCTTTGTCGTCAAGCGATCTTTGAAAATCCGGGAAACACCAAAGTGCACCCCAAAGGGTATACAAGCCTAACCCCAATCCGCTCCGGATCTTAGCCCCAAAACCGGGGGAGGGTAGGCGAGGCTAACCGCGCTCGTAGTGGAACAGCAACTCCTGCTCGCTCGGCACCGGCTTGCCATTCCGTGTCGCCGGCTGAAAGGTCCACTGCTGGATCGTCGCCAGCACCGCCGCATCCACACCATCGCCCAGTCCGCGCGCCAGCGTTGACTTCGCGATATGCCCCTGCGCGTCGATCACCACATCCACCACCACATCGCCGCGCGTACCGGACGGCAGGTGGCTCAGGTCGGGCTTGGGATACGGATGGTTCATCTCCAGCGCCAGCGTAATGTCGCCATCACCCAGCGCATCGTCGCCGCTCTCCGTGCCCGTGCCAGGTGTGTCGGAAGGTGTCGAAGGCGTCGGCGCCACCTTCACTGGAGCGGCAATCGCCGGCGCTGGCGTAGGCTTCTGCACCGGCCGCTCCTTCGCCTGCAACGTCGCAGCCGGAGCACTGTTGCCCGGCGTGAACGTCAGCACAAGGTTGTGCCCGGTGGCTGCGCCCGGCCGTTCCACGCTGATCAGCTTCGGCACACGATGAACCAGCACGGCAGCGATCACCAGCGCATGTACCGCCAGCGACGCCGTGACCCAGCGGTTCACCGTCCCGCGCTGCTCCACGGCGGTGGCGCTTGCCAGCAGAACTCGCGTCTCCTTCGGTTCAGTGTTCATCAGCCCTCGCGACGGCCTGTGCTGGCCCTTCTTGCATAGGACTCTAGCACAGGCCGCGCGTTAGCTCGGGTTATTTTGCAGCGTTCTCCAGCACCGATGCCGCCTCGTTCAACTGTTTCGCCAGCACCGTCAGCTGTGCCTCTGTACGAGCGTTGTCGTCCGCGTCGATGCCCTCATTCACGCCTGGAATCACCACCGCGGCATAGCCCGTAAACTCGCCCGGATCGAAGATCGTGTGCTTGTACCAGGCCCGATGCGGCAGGCCCGCCGGTGTTAGCAGCGCGGTCTCCGCATTGCGCAGGGCATCGTTCACCGAGGCCAGCTTCGCCGCATCCGGTGTGCCGCTCTGCACCTTGTAGATCGCCTCACCCGCGGCCGCAAAACGCTTTGCGGCCGCCTCCGCACCGTTGAAGTCGGCAGACATCTTCGCCTTCTCTGCGCGCACCTTCGCAGCGCTCACAAAGCGTTCCACCTCGGCGCCGTACAGCCGGTAGTCGTAGGGCAGCACATCGGCATCCGCCATGTGCAGGATCTCCAGCCCGAACACCCGCGCCATCTGCTGCTCATACACAAACGTCGGGTCGGCGTTCTTGATGAACCAGTTGTAGTTATCAAACACCGAGTGGTACACGCCATAAGGCCCTTCGGAGCCAACATCGGTAGAAGGCACGCCGACGTGCTGGAAGAACGGCGTAAAGTCCGATCCCGAGCCGAGCGTGCCGACGCGCACTTCGCTCGCATTGGTCGGCTCCATGCCGCGCCGGCGCGGCGTGTCCTGCTGCGCCTTTAGCCACTGCTCATATACCGTGCCACCCTTCGGACTCGGCACCTGCTGCGTCACCTGCCGCACAAACTCCTGCAACGACGGCACCGCCGACGCGTTGAACTCCGGCCCGGCCACACCCACGTCCGTGTTGAAGTACGCCACCGCATGGCTCAACTGCGCCATGTGGCTCTCCACCCACTCCGTCGAGCCGATCAAGCCCTCTTCCTCGGCGTCCCAGCTGCAAACCACGATCGTCCGCTTCGGCTTCCAGCCCTGCTTCAGCAGAGCGCCCAGCCCATGCACGGCCTCCAGCATCGCAGCCGTGCCACTGTTCGGGTCCACCGCGCCGTACACCCAAGCATCGCGATGGTTGCCAGCAACCACCCAGTGCTCGGTGTCCTCGCCGGGAATGGTGCCGATAACGTCCCAGATCGTTCGCAGCTTGTAGTCCTGCTCCAGGTGCATGTGCACCTTCACCGCGCCCGTGCCGCCCAGGTGATAGGTAAACGGCAGCCCGCCCTGCCAGTCATGCGGTGTGGCGGGGCCGTCAAGCGCCTCCAGGATCGGCGCGGCATCCTTGTACGACAGCGGATTGGCGGGAATAGACGGCTGGTTCATCTTCGCCGGGTCCATCATGCGCGCTGAGTCCGGCAGGTCCGGCGTCGCGCCCACGCCCGGCGACGACGGATCGCCCGCATAGATTGGCAGAAACTGCACGCTGCCGCGCTGCACACCGCTGTCCGGCCGCATCGGCCCGCGCGGATACTTGTCGCCGCGCACGTACCCGTCATCCGCTGGGTCGGAGTAGATAATCACGCCCGCCGCGCCATACTGTTGCGCGATGTACACCTTCACGCCACGGAAGTTCGCGCCATACCGCACCAGCACGATCTTGCCCTTCACATCGACGCCCAGCTCCTTCAGCTTCTTGAAGTCCTCCAGCGTGCCGTAGTTCGCATACACGGCATCGGCGGTCACATCGCCGGAGGCCGAGGAGCCATTGAACGCCGGCAGCACGCGCGGATCGTCCTGGAACGGATCGCCTCCATAGGCCTTCGGGTCGACGTGCTCCGGCGTTGGCCCGGCCATCAGCTTTTTGCCATTGGCATCCACCGCCGTGATCTCGATCTTCACCGGCTTGTTCAGCCACACGCGGAAGGGAACAATCTGCGTCTGCAGCCCGGCGGCCTTGAACTTCTCGGCGACATACTGTGCCGTCTTGTAGTCCTCCGGCGAGCTCGCCCAATGCGGCTCCGCTGTCAGGATCTTCAGCTCCTGGCCCGCGAGCTTCGCGTCCGGCACCGCCAGGAACGTCGAGTCCAGCTTCTGCTGCTGCGAAAAGTCCTGGTAGCCAAAGATGCTTGAGGTCTGGGCATTGGCTGCCGTTGCAAAGACGGCGATTGCGGCGAAAGACAAAACGGCCCGTACGCTTGCTCGAATCATGGGTCCACTCCTGGCGATATTTCTTAGGAGTGTACGCGATGACTCGGCCTGGCGCACGGACCGCTCAATCATTCGTCCGCAGGAATATCTACACCGGCTGGGTGCAGAACTTGCAACGTGTGGCCGCGACTGGAATGTCGCCCAGGCACTGCGGGCAGGCCTTGGTGGTGGGCGGCTCAGCGGCAGGAGGGTTGAACTTCTTCAGCAGATACTGCGTTGGCAGCACCAGGAAGAAGTACACCACCGCGGCGATCAGCAGAAAGTTGATGATTGCCGTCAGAAAGGTGCCGTACTTGATCTCGCCGCCATTCACATGCGCGATCAGATAGTCGAAGTTTGGTTTCCCGATCACCGCGCCCAGCAGCGGGTTGATGATGTTGGTCGTCAGCGCCGTCACA carries:
- a CDS encoding helix-turn-helix transcriptional regulator; this encodes MKKNDPRWTDASITHGSGNVFIDLGFDEAEAHVLLMRADLMIEIEKLIVAKGWTQAEAAKRMGITQPRVSKLLKRKWDDFSLDMLLTLATRLGIRSELKLAA
- the thiC gene encoding phosphomethylpyrimidine synthase ThiC, whose protein sequence is MSQMHFARKGLVTEEMSYVAHREKLAPEFIRDEIAKGTMIIPANINHPELEPMCIGVGSLCKINANIGNSALSSNVDEELRKLHTAVHYGADTVMDLSTGGDIPMIREQIIRHSPVPIGTVPLYEALSRVKRVEDLNIDLYMEVLEEQAQQGVDYFTIHAGVLIQYVPMVSKRITGIVSRGGAILAQWMTANHKQNFLYENFDRITKLMAKYDVSYSLGDGLRPGSVADASDEAQFAELKTLGELTRQAWKDDVQVMIEGPGHVPMDKIKEQVDKEVELCDGAPFYVLGPLVTDIAPGYDHITSAIGAAMIGWHGAAMLCYVTPKEHLGLPNEKDVKDGIIAYKIAAHAADIARHRPGARDRDDAISHARYTFDWDKQFALSLDPDTARSMHDETLPDDYYKEAAFCSMCGPKFCSMNWSSKVDEYNEQVHGLKKADLTQIVTEQMALRG
- a CDS encoding TonB family protein, producing the protein MNTEPKETRVLLASATAVEQRGTVNRWVTASLAVHALVIAAVLVHRVPKLISVERPGAATGHNLVLTFTPGNSAPAATLQAKERPVQKPTPAPAIAAPVKVAPTPSTPSDTPGTGTESGDDALGDGDITLALEMNHPYPKPDLSHLPSGTRGDVVVDVVIDAQGHIAKSTLARGLGDGVDAAVLATIQQWTFQPATRNGKPVPSEQELLFHYERG
- a CDS encoding M28 family metallopeptidase — encoded protein: MIRASVRAVLSFAAIAVFATAANAQTSSIFGYQDFSQQQKLDSTFLAVPDAKLAGQELKILTAEPHWASSPEDYKTAQYVAEKFKAAGLQTQIVPFRVWLNKPVKIEITAVDANGKKLMAGPTPEHVDPKAYGGDPFQDDPRVLPAFNGSSASGDVTADAVYANYGTLEDFKKLKELGVDVKGKIVLVRYGANFRGVKVYIAQQYGAAGVIIYSDPADDGYVRGDKYPRGPMRPDSGVQRGSVQFLPIYAGDPSSPGVGATPDLPDSARMMDPAKMNQPSIPANPLSYKDAAPILEALDGPATPHDWQGGLPFTYHLGGTGAVKVHMHLEQDYKLRTIWDVIGTIPGEDTEHWVVAGNHRDAWVYGAVDPNSGTAAMLEAVHGLGALLKQGWKPKRTIVVCSWDAEEEGLIGSTEWVESHMAQLSHAVAYFNTDVGVAGPEFNASAVPSLQEFVRQVTQQVPSPKGGTVYEQWLKAQQDTPRRRGMEPTNASEVRVGTLGSGSDFTPFFQHVGVPSTDVGSEGPYGVYHSVFDNYNWFIKNADPTFVYEQQMARVFGLEILHMADADVLPYDYRLYGAEVERFVSAAKVRAEKAKMSADFNGAEAAAKRFAAAGEAIYKVQSGTPDAAKLASVNDALRNAETALLTPAGLPHRAWYKHTIFDPGEFTGYAAVVIPGVNEGIDADDNARTEAQLTVLAKQLNEAASVLENAAK
- the mscL gene encoding large conductance mechanosensitive channel protein MscL; amino-acid sequence: MLKGFRDFILRGNVMDLAVAVIIGAAFTAIVTALTTNIINPLLGAVIGKPNFDYLIAHVNGGEIKYGTFLTAIINFLLIAAVVYFFLVLPTQYLLKKFNPPAAEPPTTKACPQCLGDIPVAATRCKFCTQPV